A region of the Kribbella sp. NBC_01245 genome:
CGCAACCAGGCGACGCCGCCGGGGGAGTAGGGCGGGGACGGTACGAGGTAGTTCGGATCAGTCAGCACGCGACGAGAGTAAAGCGCGATCGCTTCGTCGCCGGCCGAAGCGATCAGGAGTCGATCGCGTTCGTCTTGGGACTGCTGGGTGTGCTGGTTGCGTCAGTTGCCGCTGGCGCCTATCTCGCACGGGCAAGGTCCTTGGGTTGGCGCGTGGTGGCCGGCGTCGCCGCCGTACTGATCGTCGGTCTGGTCATCTGGTTGGGGCAGACCGCGCTGACGGCGCTGCCTGGTGACAGCTGGGTGCAGGAGGAGGCGATCTTTGGTGTGGTCGGACTCCTTGCCGTAGTCGCGGCGATTGCAACCCTTCGCCGGCCCGCAGGCGCTGGAGCGGCTGCCGGCTAGCCCGCAGGCAGTGGACCCGCCGCCCCGCCAGCTGCGTGGCCGGCCGCTTTAAGGCTGTCTGAAGGACTCCGCGCAGGCTGCGAAGAGGCCGGACAACGGGCCTGGCCTGATCAGGGGAGGAAACCATGAACAAGTACCGGCTGGCCGGAATGGTCGCGGCGCTCGGCGTGCTCGGCGCGGGCGGAGTCGCCTACGCGGCGATCCCGGATCCGCAGGGAGTGATCAACGCCTGCTACAAGAAGAGCGGCCTGCTGCAAGAGCCCGGAGCACTGAGAGTCTCGGACACCGGCTGCCGCACCACGGAAATCCCACTCGCCTGGTCACAGCGCGGTCCAGCCGGTCCACAGGGAGTGCCGGGCGCGCAAGGCGTACCTGGCCCGCAAGGCATTCCCGGCCAGCAAGGACTGCCTGGCCAGCAAGGGCTGCCCGGTGAGAAAGGCGAGAAAGGCGAAACCGGGCCTCAAGGTGTGCCGGGCTTCTCGGACGCCTACATCGGCAAGGAGGGCAACACCCGCCTCCTCAATCGACAGTGGACCACCGTGATGTCGGTCGATCTGCCCGCCGGCTACTACGTCGTACTCGGCAAGGCCGGCCTCTTCTCCCACCACAGCGCCAAGGACGACGCGAGGTGTGCACTGCAGAAGACCTACCGTGACGACAACACCCACGTCACCCTCGGCGCCAACTCCACCTCGGCCGACTCCCTCGAGGTCAGCCTGCAAGGCGTCGCGATCCTCGGCGCACCCACCACGGTGACCATGATCTGCCTTGCCCAGAACGGCTTCGCCTCACCCCAACTCACCGCACTCAAGGTCGGCGAGCTTCATCTGCCGAACTAGCCGCGCCCGAAACTGCTCGGTAGTTGGCTATTGACGTCACTTCCGCGCATCCAACAGAGTATCCGGACGGCCAGCCAACCCTGAGGAGTCCACCGTGCCGTCCAGCCTGCGTCGTCGTACCCTGCTGCAACTCGGACTGGCCGCGGCGGCCGTCGCCGCCACTGACTTGAGGCACACGCCGGGTGCGCTGGCGGCCGACGAGTTCGATGCGCTCCGGTTGCGGTGGCTGGCGCTCAGCACCGGCGGAGCGATCGACCCGGCGGACCCGATGTATGCGGCCGGTCTCGCGCGGCTTGGCGCTGACGCGGTCACCTACCGGGACACCATGCTCACGTCGGCGGACCGGTCTGCGCTTTGGCCGGATCTGCCGTTGAGTTCGGCCTCGGGGAACTTCTCGATCAGCTATACCCGGCTGCGGACGATGGCGCTGGCCCGGGCGACCCGGGGTACAGCGGTCACCGACGATCAGGGTGTGGGGGAGCAGATCGTCGGCGCGCTGGATTTCCTGTACGCCAAGGCCTACAACGAGACCAAGCCGGAGACCGGCAACTGGTGGTTCTGGGAGATCGGGGCACCGCGGGCTCTCACGGAGACCTGTGTCTTCGCGTACGACGCACTCGACGCGACCCGGATCTCGACGTACCTGAAGGCCGTCGACCGGTTCGTCCCGGACCCCAATCGACGTACCAACTCGCCGAACCTGCGGGAGACCGGGGCGAACCGGGTGGACAAGGCGGTCATCGTCGCGTTGCGCGGCATCCTCGGGCGTACGGCGGCCAAGGTGGCCGCGGGGCGGGACGCGTTGAGCGACGTCGCCGAGGCCGGCCGGAACAGCGTCTTCAAGTACGTCGAGTCGGGCGACGGCTTCTATCGCGACGGCTCGTTCATCCAGCACGGGAACCTCGCCTATGTCGGTACCTACGGCAACGTCGCGCTGAGTGGAGTGGCGAACCTCTTCTACCTGCTTGGTGGTTCGTCCTGGGAGATCACCGATCCGAATCGGGTGGTGATCCTGGACGCGGTCGAGGCGAGCTTCGCGCCGTTCATGTCGAACGGGCTGATGATGGACTGCGTCTCCGGCCGTGCGATCTCTCGCGAGCGCGCCGGCGACCACCGGCATGGCCACGGCACGACCTCGAGCGTGCTGCTGCTCGCCGGCGGTGTCGACGAGCCTTTCGCGTCGCGGTTCCGCCGCCTCGCCAAGGACTGGATCACCAGCGACCGGCTGGACGACTATCTCGCGGAGGCGTCCATTCCGGAGATCGCCCGGGCCAAGGCGGTGCTGGCGGATCCCGAGGTCCGGCCGTTGCCCGAAGCGCTCCGGCACGACCAGTTCTACAACCAGGACCGGGTGGTGCATCGTCGCCCTGGCTGGACGTTCGCGATCGCGATGTCGTCGCGGCGGATGGCGCGGTACGAGTGGGGCAACGGCGAGAATCTGCGCGGCTGGCATGTCGGAGACGGCATGACCTATCTGTACAACGACGATCATGGCCAGTTCAATGACGCCTTCTGGCCCACGGTTGATGCGATGAGGCTGCCTGGTACGACGGTCAGCACTCGGCAGCGCGTACCGCACGGCAGTACGGGCGGCACGGGGACGACGTCTGCCTATGCGGATTGGGTGGGCGGAGCGTCGTACCGCGATGTCGCCGGCGCGGTCGGCATGCATCTGATCAACCACGACAAGAGCGTGCAGGCCAGGAAGTCCTGGTTCTGCCTGTCCGACGCGGTCGTCGCCCTGGGTGCCGGCATCAGCGGCACTGACGGTCACCCGGTCGCCACGATCGTCGAGAACCGCAATCTGCACACCGACGGCGTGGACGCACTCGTAATCGACGGCGTGGCTCAGCCCCCGGTCCAGGGTTGGACGGCGGAGTGCAGCGGGGCGACTTGGGCGCACCTGGCAGGCACCGGGGGATACCTCTTTCCCCTTGGTGGCGACCTGCACGGGCGGCGGGAGGAACGGACCGGTTCCTGGCGCGAGATCAACACCGGCAACGACACCGGCGGTTCTACGACGCCGCACACCCGGCGTTACCTGTCGCTGTGGCTGGACCACGGCATCAACCCGACGGCGGCCGGTTACGCCTACGTTCTGTTGCCTGGAGCAACGATCGAGCGGACCGCGGAACTCGCGTCGGACTCCGGCTTCGAGATTCTGGCGAACTCGGCCATCGTCCAGGCGATCAGGGCAGTTCGGGACCGGCTGACGCTCGCGAACTTCTGGGCTGCGGCCACGGCCGGTGGAATCGTGACGACCGGCCCGGCCTCGGTGGTCGTGGGTCTGGATCACGGCACCGTGCATGTCGCGGTGGCGGATCCGGGGCGCACGCAGCAGACGGTCCGAGTGACGATCGACGAACCAGCGCGCATCGCCATCGCTTCCGACCCGGCCGTGACCGTGGTCGCCACCGGCAGGCGCCTCGTGCTCGACGTGGCGGTGGGCGGGACCCGCGGCGCCACGCACACCGCGAGCTTCAGTCGTGCCTGAGCTCAGGGGCCGGCGTTGCTGGCGGGTGGGCGGATGATGTGTTGTTCGATGGCGCGGGCGACGGCGGCGGCGCGGGTGTCGACCTCGAGTTTGGTGTAGATGTGGGACAGGTGCGACTTGACCGTCGCCTCGCTGACGAACAGGCGTTTGGCCAGTTCGCGGTTCGACTGGCCGGTGGCGAGTAGGCCGAGGATCTCCACTTCGCGTTCGGTCAGGACCGGTCCCGGGGAGCCGGCCCGCTTCACCAGGCGGGCCGCGACCGCCGGGGCCAGGACCACTTCGCCGCGGGCGGTGCCGCGGATCGCGCGGAACAGGTCCTCGGGCGGCGCGTCCTTCAGCAGGTAGCCCGAGGCGCCGGCGTCGATCGCGCTCAGGATGTCCGCTTCGGTGTCGTACGTCGTGAGCACGAGCACCCGAGGCGGTTCCGGCAGCGCGCGCAGTCGTACGGTGACCTCGACGCCACCGGGACCGCGGCCGAGGTTGAGATCCATCAGTACGACGTCCGGCCGCACCGCCGCGACGAGTTGCTCGGCGCTGTGCGCGTCGGACGCCTCGCCGACCACGGTCAGGTCGTCCTGCCCGTCGACCAGTGCGCGCATCCCGGCACGGACCACTGGATGGTCGTCGACCAGCGCCACCCGGATCACGGGCGTTCCAAGGGGACCGAGGCAGCCAGCGCCGTACCTTCGCCCGGCTCGCTCTCGAGAACCAGCGTGCCGCCGAGCTCCTGGAGGCGATCGCGGATACCGGCCAGTCCCCGGCCGCGGTCCGGGGCGGTCGGTCGTGGGTCCTCGGGCAGGCCGCGGCCGTCGTCGCGTACGTCGAGCGCGACAGCGTCCGGCTGATAGGTGAGCGTGACCACGGCTGTGCTCGCGGCGGCGTGCTCGAGCACGTTCGCCAGGGCACCGCGCGCGGTACGCAGCAGTGCTGTCTCGATCTCCGGGCCGAGGCGTACCGGTGTTCCGTGGACCTGCACGCGGACCTCCACTTCGCTGTGCGCGGCGAGCCGTTCGCAGGTCTGCCGGAGTGCGTCGGCCAACGCGGGATCACCCGGTTCCGTCGCGAGCTCGGCGGGAGCCAGGTCGCGGACCACCCGACGTACCTCGTCCAGGCCGTCGCGGGCGGTCGCCGCTGCCTGGGTCGCGTGCTCGCGGGCCGCCGCCGGCCGGTTCTCCCACTCGCTGTCGGCAGCCTGCAGCAGCAGGTTGATGCTGGACAGGCCCTGGGCGACGCTGTCGTGGATCTCCCGCGACAGCCGTGCCCGCTCCGCCAGTACGCCGGCCCGGTGCTGCGCGTCGGCCAGGTCACCCTGCGCCGCGCGCAGCTCGTCCAGCAGCGACTGCCGGGCGAGCGCGTCCCGTTCCAGCACCCGGTACGCGCCGACCGCGAGCACCGCGACGCAGACCGGGCCGAGCAGGATCGTCGGGTCCAGGCGGTCCGACATCCGCGTCCACGTGACCACGGTCGTCACCACCATGGCGGCGACCACCGCACACGCCGGCCGGAACGGCAGCACGCGGAGCGCGACGAAGGACAGTGGTACGGCGCACCACGCGAACGAGGGGGCCAGCAGCACCAGGCCGAACCAGCCGGCGACGAGCAGGGCGAGCCAGAGCCAGCCGGGGAGCACCCGGTGCGCGGCGTACGTCGCCAGCAGGATCGCCGCCCCGGTGAGCACCCAGGGGGCCCGGTCGCCGAACCCGTGCCCGGACAGGTACCGCACCGCGGACGCCGCCACGAGAACGACGAACGTCGCGTGCAGCGCGGTCACCAGCCCGTCGGCACGGCCGAGGATCCCGGCGGCCCAAGCGGGGGTGGTCGGACGCGAACTCGAGGTGGTCATCTCGAGCCGATGGTAAGCCCGCCGGATCGCGGACCGAATCATCCGATCGGCTACTTCATGGTGGCCGAACGCCTGTCGTGCGCGGGTCGTCCGCCGACCAGGCTTGACCGTGTCGACCATCCAGCACCCTTGATGCGAGGTACTCATGTCTGTTCGTTCCGTGTCCGCGACCCTGGCGTTGTCCGCCGTACTGCTCGGCGCCGGGATGCCGGCGGCGTCCGCCCGGCCCGCCGCCTACGAACTGCCCGGCGACCCGGTGGTGAACGGTGCCGGCGGGTCGAAGTACGAGGGGATCGGGTACGACGCGCGGACGGAGCGGTTCTACGTGTCGGAAACCACCGGCGGCGAGATCCACCGCGGGTCGCTACGCTTCACCGCCGCCACCGAATGGCTGGCCGGTGACGGTACCGACGGCCGGTGGACCGCGCGCGGCGTCACCGTCGACGGACAGGGGCGGGTGTACGTCGCGGGCGGGCCGAACGGCATCGACCACCCGGGCGCGCCCGACATGTGGGTGTACGACGGGTCCGGCCGGCTGCTGGCCGCGCTGCGCACCGGCGTACCGAACGCATTCCTGAACGACGTCGTCATCGGCCCGGACGGCGCGGCGTACTTCACCAACTCGAACGCGCCGCAGGTGTTCCGCGTCGCCGAGCGGGACGGCTGCTGGACCGTTCGCACCTGGGCCGACGCGACCGGGACGATCCAGACGCAGACCGGGTTCAACCTCGGCGGCATCGTGGTCTCCGCGGACCGCCGCGCGGTGGTCGTTGCCCAGGGCAACGTCGGCAAGCTGTGGCGGTTCGACCTGCGCAGCGGCGCGGTCTCGCCGGTCGGGACCGGTGGCGCCGACTTGGTGAACGCCGACGGCCTGGTGCGAAGTGGTGAGTTGCTGTGGGTGGTGCGGAACTTCTCTCGGGTCCTGACCACGCTGCGGCTGTCCGACGATGGCAGCACGGCCACGCTGGTCGCGGCGACGCCCACCGACCCGAGCCGCGTGTTCACCACCGCGAAGCTGGCGCAGGGGCGCTTGCTGCTCGTCGACAGCAAGTTCGACGAGCCGGTGGGGCTCCCGCCGTACCAGGTGGTCGCACTCACCCCGCCGCGCCAATGAGGGGGTTAACACGCTGTTCACAATCGGGCAACAGGTCCGTAATGGCCGATTGACAATGTCGACATCGGCCGGTTCAGGAACGCCTGAGGGGACGGCCACGATGAAGGGACAGACGGTTGACCTACAAGGCCGAGTACATCTGGATCGACGGTACCGAGCCGAGCGCGCGACTTCGCTCGAAGACGAAGATCCTCGCCGACGGCGCCGAGCTGCCGGAGTGGGGCTTCGACGGTTCGAGCACCAACCAGGCACCCGGTGACAACTCGGACTGCGTACTCAAGCCGGTCTTCTCGTGTCCCGACCCGATCCGCGGCGGCGACCACAAGCTGGTGCTGTGCGAGGTCTACCTCGTCGACGGCACCCCGCACCCGACCAACAACCGGGCCAAGCTGCTCCCGATCGCCGAACAGTACGCCGAGCAGGATTCCTGGTTCGGCATCGAGCAGGAGTACACCTTCTTCCAGGAGGGACGCCCGCTCGGCTTCCCGGCCGTCGGCTTCCCCGCCCCGCAGGGCCCGTACTACTGCGGCGTCGGCGCCGACGAGGTCTTCGGCCGCGAGATCGTCGAGAAGCATCTGGACGCCTGTATCGAGGCGGGTCTGACGATCTCCGGCATCAACGCCGAGGTCATGCCCGGCCAGTGGGAGTTCCAGATCGGCCCGGTGGGTCCGGTCGACGTCGCCGACCACCTGTGGGTGGCCCGGTGGCTGCTCTACCGCATCGCCGAGGAGTACGACGTCGCCGCGACCCTGGACGCCAAGCCGGCCAAGGGTGACTGGAACGGCGCCGGTGCGCACACCAACTTCTCCACCCGGGCCATGCGCGAGGGCTACGACGCGATCGTCACCGCTTGCGAGTCCCTCGGCGCCCCAGGCAAGGTCGAGGAGCACATCGCGGGCTACGGCCACGGCATCGAAGAGCGCCTGACCGGCGCCCACGAGACCGCCCCGCACGACGTCTACAGCTACGGCGTCTCCGACCGCGGCGCTTCGGTCCGCATCCCGTGGCAGGTAGAGGTGGACAAGAAGGGCTACATCGAGGACCGCCGCCCCAACGCCAACATCGACCCCTACAACGTCACCCGCCTGCTGGTGAACACCTGCTGCGCCGCGCTGGAAAAGGCCGGCCAGGTCTGAGCACAGCGGCTCCGACGTCAGTCGGCCATGGCGGGCGTCAGTCGGCCCTGGCCGGCGTCAGGCGGAGGACGCGGGCGGAGGGTTCGGAGGTGTTCGTGGTGATGGTGAGCGCGTCGTCCGTCCAGCTGTAGGTCCAGTCGGCGAGGTCAGCGGGGAAGTGGGGTTCGATCCTTGCCCGGCGCAGGGGCAGCGTGATGGTGGACGGGCCAGCGGCGCGGTGCCAGAGGGTCAGGTAAGAGGCGTCGGGACCGTTGAGGGCAAGGGCGATCCACTCATCGGTCCACGCCGGCAGGCCCATCGGCCAGGCAGGCACGAGCGATTCGAGGTCATCGAGGATCGCGCGATGGGCGGACAGCGCCGAACGGATCAAGTCGAGCTCGGCCGGCGTCATTCGGTTGAGGTGGCCCGAGAGGTAAAGGCGGCCGGGAATACCGTTGACGAGCGCGAAGATGAACTCCTCGCGAGTGGTTCCGCTGATCGGGTAGGCCCAGTGGCCGGCTTGCTCGGGGAGTACGGCGGCCGGGGCGGCCGCGGTGATCGTTGCGTAGAGCAACGGATGTTCCTGGTCCGAGGTCGACTGCAGATGGAGCCGGGACAGCATGGCGTAGTCCGTTCGCATCGCACCCGAGGCGCAGTTCTCGATCAGCAGGTCGGGGTGACGTGTCTGCAGATCGTCGAGCCAGCCGAGCAGCGCGCGCTGGTGTTCCAGCAGCCCGTGACCCAGCGACGTACCAGCCTTGTCGGTGCCGGGGCCGGTCATCGTGTTGTTGTCGAACTTGAAGAAGCCGACGCCGAACTCGCGGATCAGCCGGTCGACGGTGTCGTCGAGGTGTGCGCGGGCGGCCGCGCTGCGCAGGTCGAGCAGGTACCGGCCGGACTCGGCGACCCGACGGCCACGGCGGCTCAGGAACGCTTCGTCGGGTAGGTCGTTCGCCATCGGCGAGCGCGTGCCGATCACCTCGGGTTCAAGCCAGAGGCCAGGCACCATGCCGCGTAAGTGGATCCGGTCGATCACCTCGGCGAGGCCGTTCGGGAAGCGGGTCGTCGACGGTTGCCACGCTCCGACCGTGTTCCACCAGTCGCCTTCGGCATACCAGCCGGCATCGATGCAGAAGTAGTCGGCTCCGGCCTCGGCGGCTGCGTCGATCAGCGGCAGCAGCTTCTCCGTGGTCGGATCGCCCAGCAGCGTGTTCATGTAGTCGTTGAAGACCACCGGCATCCGGTCGTCGATCGGACGGCGATGACGTATCGCGCGCCGTTGACGCGTGAGCGCGGCGAACACACTGTCGCGGTCTGCACCGGCGACGAGGGACACCGGCACTGTCGTGAATGGCTTGTCGGCCGTGACCTCGACACTCCACTGATGTTCCTGGTCGGTCGGACCGCTGAGCAGCAGGTAGCCGCCGTGGCGGGTCTCGCCGAGCTCGTAGTGCCACGGTCCGTTGTGCTCGATCTGCCAGCCGAGGGCGTACGGCGCACTCCGGTCGACCAGGACACCGACAGGCAGCCACTCCCCGCTGGACCACGAATTCGAGCTGGTCACCGCGTGCCGGCTCCTGGCGACATGGCGGTGCGAGTCGCGGACGATGTCCGCCAGCGCCGCACTCCGCAATGGCCGAGTCGACCAGCGGCTTTCCGCCATCCAGCTGTTGGCGGCGGAAAGCAGGTCGGCGTCGATCGACGCGAGGCCGACCACGAGCGACGACAGGAACGTGAGCTCCAGCGATCCCGTGCCGATCATCGAGGCTTCGCTCCAGGCCCGTACGCCGGCTCGCGCTTCGAACCCACTCGTGACGCACAGACCGGTGGCGGGGTCCTCCTGGGTGATGCGCAACGTCGTCTCGGTTTCCTTGTGACGGACGTAGCGCAACTGTTGCCCGAGACTGGTGTCGACGTGCCGGTTGGTGCTCGGCGATAGTCCGTGTCCGACGGCGGAGACCTCGACCAGTGGCTGGCTGGGATCCGCCGTACTGCTGTCTGCTGGTGCGGCTTTCTGTGAGGCTTCGCGTACGGCGATCAGCCGCACCGGGCCGTCGTCGAGGGCGAACGTCAGCGTCAGGTCAGGCGTACTCCAGTGCAGCAGGTCCATCGGCGCGTCTCATTCCGTGGTCGGGCTCACCACGCCTCGTTCGAGGAGGTAGTCCTCGACGGTGAACAGGTGGGCGGCCATGCGGGTGCGTGCTCGGTCGGGGTCGTGGGTGGTCAGGGCGGCGAGGATCGAGAGGTGTTCGGAGTGGGCGGTCTCGTCCGCGCCGGGCTGCGAGATGGATCGGCGCAGCCGGTCGCGCATCGTGCGTCCACCCAGCGCGTCGATGAGTGCGGTCAGCACCGGGTTGCCGGCCGCCTCCGCGATGATGCGGTGGAAGGCGATGTCGTTCTCGATCACCGTCTCGTGGTTCGGCTCCTCGAGCGTCAGTTCGGCCCCGTTGTGACGCAAGAGCTCGGCAGCGGCGTCGAGCTCCGCCGAGGCGATCCGCAGCGCTGCTGAGGCGGCGGCCTCGGTCTCGAGGATCCGGCGTACCGCGTGCAGATGATGTGTTCCGCTGCCCTCCTGCAGGTCGACAACGAAGCCGAGCGGAGCCAGCAGCATGGACGGATCCAGCTTGGTGACGTAGGTACCGTCACCTTGCCGCGTCTCGAGAACTCCCATCATCGACAGTGCGCGGACCCCCTCGCGCAGGGGATTCCTCGACACGCCGAGTGCCGCGGCGAGGTCTTTCTCGACGGGAAGCCGGTCGCCCGGCCGGAGCCGGCCGTCGATGAGCATGTGCCGGATGCTCTCGACCACGATGTCGGTCTGTGAAACGCCTGGGGTGCGAGACGGCTCAGCCACCTTGCCGGTGGTCATGGCAGCGGGTCTCGTTCCGCGCGTGATGCCCAGTAGGTACCGTCCGGGAATTGGTAGGTCTTGAGTGACGTCCTGTGCATCTCGGCACTGTAACCGGGCGCGGCCGGAAGCACGTACGCGCCGTTCCTTACCACGCAGGGATCGACGAAGTGTTCGTGCAGGTGGTCGACGTACTCGGTGACGCGGCCGTCGAGGCTGCCTGACACGGCGACGTAGTCGAAGACCGCGAGATGCTGAACGAGTTCGCACAGACCGACGCCACCCGCATGTGGGCAGACCGGCACGTCGAACCAGGCAGCGAGAAGGTAGACCGCGAGTACCTCGTTGACGCTGCCGAGCCGGGCCGCGTCGAGCTGGCAGTAGTCGATGGCGCCGGCCTGGAACAGCTGCTTGAACAGAACCCGGTTCATGCCGTGCTCGCCGGTGGCGACGCCGATGGGTGCCACGGCTTTGCGGATCGCGGCGTGACCCAGGATGTCGTCGGGACTGGTCGGTTCCTCGATCCACAGCGGGTCGAACTCGGCCAGCGACTTGATCCATTCGATCGCCTGCGGGACCTCCCACACCTGGTTCGCGTCGATCATCAGATGACCGTCCGGCCCGAGGACCTCGCGGGCGATGCCACAGCGCCGGATGTCGTCGGCCAGATCGGCGCCGACCTTGAGTTTCACATGTTTGTAGCCTGCGGCAACGGCTTCCTCGCAGAGCCTGCGCAGTTTGGTGTCGGAGTACCCGAGCCATCCGGCGGAGGTCGTGTAACACGGGTAGCCGGATGCCTCGAGCTGCTCGATTCGTTGCTTGCGGCCACCTACCTGCCGCTCCAGCAGGGTGATGGCTTGCTTCGGCGTCAGGACGTCGGCGAGATACCGCAGATCGGCGGCCGCGACGAGTTGTTCGGGTGACATGTCGGACAGCAGTCGCCACAGCGGTACGCCGGCCCGTCGGGCGGCGAGATCCCACACCGCGTTCATGACCGCGGCCAGGGCCAGATGGATGACTCCCTTGTCCGGGCCGAGCCATCGCAGTTGGCTGTCCGACTGCAGTTCCCGGTAGATCCCGCCGGGGTCATCGCACAGCTCGTCGACGTCTCGGCCCACCAGTGGTACGGCGCGCTGAGCGGCGGCGGCGACGCACAGGTCGTTGCCGCGCCCGATGGTGAAGGTGAAGCCGTGCCCGGCGAGATCCGGGTCGTCTGTGTGCAGCACGACGTACGCCGCGGAGTGGTCGCCGTCCTTGTTCATCGCGTCGGATCCGTCGCTGGTCAGCGACGTCGGGAAGCGGACGTCGACGACCTCCACCGACGTGATGCGTGGCATGGCGGGCCCCTCTCGATCAGCAATAGATGGGATCTTTCTACGCCCTTGATGTCGTTCAGTATGGACCAAGCTCCGTCACGGCGCTACGATCCCGGAAATTCATGGGATTAATACCTCGCCGTCTCGAGGGAGGACCGTGGTATGGGCAACCTGGTGAGCTCGGACCGCTCCGGTATGCAGCGGCTGTTCTACGACCGGCCCGCCGAAACGTGGCTGGAGGCGCTGCCGCTCGGCAACGGCCGGATCGGCGCGATGTGCTT
Encoded here:
- a CDS encoding FadR/GntR family transcriptional regulator translates to MTTGKVAEPSRTPGVSQTDIVVESIRHMLIDGRLRPGDRLPVEKDLAAALGVSRNPLREGVRALSMMGVLETRQGDGTYVTKLDPSMLLAPLGFVVDLQEGSGTHHLHAVRRILETEAAASAALRIASAELDAAAELLRHNGAELTLEEPNHETVIENDIAFHRIIAEAAGNPVLTALIDALGGRTMRDRLRRSISQPGADETAHSEHLSILAALTTHDPDRARTRMAAHLFTVEDYLLERGVVSPTTE
- a CDS encoding SMP-30/gluconolactonase/LRE family protein gives rise to the protein MSVRSVSATLALSAVLLGAGMPAASARPAAYELPGDPVVNGAGGSKYEGIGYDARTERFYVSETTGGEIHRGSLRFTAATEWLAGDGTDGRWTARGVTVDGQGRVYVAGGPNGIDHPGAPDMWVYDGSGRLLAALRTGVPNAFLNDVVIGPDGAAYFTNSNAPQVFRVAERDGCWTVRTWADATGTIQTQTGFNLGGIVVSADRRAVVVAQGNVGKLWRFDLRSGAVSPVGTGGADLVNADGLVRSGELLWVVRNFSRVLTTLRLSDDGSTATLVAATPTDPSRVFTTAKLAQGRLLLVDSKFDEPVGLPPYQVVALTPPRQ
- a CDS encoding glycoside hydrolase family 36 protein, coding for MDLLHWSTPDLTLTFALDDGPVRLIAVREASQKAAPADSSTADPSQPLVEVSAVGHGLSPSTNRHVDTSLGQQLRYVRHKETETTLRITQEDPATGLCVTSGFEARAGVRAWSEASMIGTGSLELTFLSSLVVGLASIDADLLSAANSWMAESRWSTRPLRSAALADIVRDSHRHVARSRHAVTSSNSWSSGEWLPVGVLVDRSAPYALGWQIEHNGPWHYELGETRHGGYLLLSGPTDQEHQWSVEVTADKPFTTVPVSLVAGADRDSVFAALTRQRRAIRHRRPIDDRMPVVFNDYMNTLLGDPTTEKLLPLIDAAAEAGADYFCIDAGWYAEGDWWNTVGAWQPSTTRFPNGLAEVIDRIHLRGMVPGLWLEPEVIGTRSPMANDLPDEAFLSRRGRRVAESGRYLLDLRSAAARAHLDDTVDRLIREFGVGFFKFDNNTMTGPGTDKAGTSLGHGLLEHQRALLGWLDDLQTRHPDLLIENCASGAMRTDYAMLSRLHLQSTSDQEHPLLYATITAAAPAAVLPEQAGHWAYPISGTTREEFIFALVNGIPGRLYLSGHLNRMTPAELDLIRSALSAHRAILDDLESLVPAWPMGLPAWTDEWIALALNGPDASYLTLWHRAAGPSTITLPLRRARIEPHFPADLADWTYSWTDDALTITTNTSEPSARVLRLTPARAD
- the glnII gene encoding glutamine synthetase, with protein sequence MTYKAEYIWIDGTEPSARLRSKTKILADGAELPEWGFDGSSTNQAPGDNSDCVLKPVFSCPDPIRGGDHKLVLCEVYLVDGTPHPTNNRAKLLPIAEQYAEQDSWFGIEQEYTFFQEGRPLGFPAVGFPAPQGPYYCGVGADEVFGREIVEKHLDACIEAGLTISGINAEVMPGQWEFQIGPVGPVDVADHLWVARWLLYRIAEEYDVAATLDAKPAKGDWNGAGAHTNFSTRAMREGYDAIVTACESLGAPGKVEEHIAGYGHGIEERLTGAHETAPHDVYSYGVSDRGASVRIPWQVEVDKKGYIEDRRPNANIDPYNVTRLLVNTCCAALEKAGQV
- a CDS encoding polysaccharide lyase 8 family protein, with translation MPSSLRRRTLLQLGLAAAAVAATDLRHTPGALAADEFDALRLRWLALSTGGAIDPADPMYAAGLARLGADAVTYRDTMLTSADRSALWPDLPLSSASGNFSISYTRLRTMALARATRGTAVTDDQGVGEQIVGALDFLYAKAYNETKPETGNWWFWEIGAPRALTETCVFAYDALDATRISTYLKAVDRFVPDPNRRTNSPNLRETGANRVDKAVIVALRGILGRTAAKVAAGRDALSDVAEAGRNSVFKYVESGDGFYRDGSFIQHGNLAYVGTYGNVALSGVANLFYLLGGSSWEITDPNRVVILDAVEASFAPFMSNGLMMDCVSGRAISRERAGDHRHGHGTTSSVLLLAGGVDEPFASRFRRLAKDWITSDRLDDYLAEASIPEIARAKAVLADPEVRPLPEALRHDQFYNQDRVVHRRPGWTFAIAMSSRRMARYEWGNGENLRGWHVGDGMTYLYNDDHGQFNDAFWPTVDAMRLPGTTVSTRQRVPHGSTGGTGTTSAYADWVGGASYRDVAGAVGMHLINHDKSVQARKSWFCLSDAVVALGAGISGTDGHPVATIVENRNLHTDGVDALVIDGVAQPPVQGWTAECSGATWAHLAGTGGYLFPLGGDLHGRREERTGSWREINTGNDTGGSTTPHTRRYLSLWLDHGINPTAAGYAYVLLPGATIERTAELASDSGFEILANSAIVQAIRAVRDRLTLANFWAAATAGGIVTTGPASVVVGLDHGTVHVAVADPGRTQQTVRVTIDEPARIAIASDPAVTVVATGRRLVLDVAVGGTRGATHTASFSRA
- a CDS encoding sensor histidine kinase, translated to MTTSSSRPTTPAWAAGILGRADGLVTALHATFVVLVAASAVRYLSGHGFGDRAPWVLTGAAILLATYAAHRVLPGWLWLALLVAGWFGLVLLAPSFAWCAVPLSFVALRVLPFRPACAVVAAMVVTTVVTWTRMSDRLDPTILLGPVCVAVLAVGAYRVLERDALARQSLLDELRAAQGDLADAQHRAGVLAERARLSREIHDSVAQGLSSINLLLQAADSEWENRPAAAREHATQAAATARDGLDEVRRVVRDLAPAELATEPGDPALADALRQTCERLAAHSEVEVRVQVHGTPVRLGPEIETALLRTARGALANVLEHAAASTAVVTLTYQPDAVALDVRDDGRGLPEDPRPTAPDRGRGLAGIRDRLQELGGTLVLESEPGEGTALAASVPLERP
- a CDS encoding response regulator transcription factor, with amino-acid sequence MIRVALVDDHPVVRAGMRALVDGQDDLTVVGEASDAHSAEQLVAAVRPDVVLMDLNLGRGPGGVEVTVRLRALPEPPRVLVLTTYDTEADILSAIDAGASGYLLKDAPPEDLFRAIRGTARGEVVLAPAVAARLVKRAGSPGPVLTEREVEILGLLATGQSNRELAKRLFVSEATVKSHLSHIYTKLEVDTRAAAVARAIEQHIIRPPASNAGP